One Nocardioides dongkuii genomic window, ATCCGGCGCCGCTGCTCCTGCCGCTCCTGCTCGCGGACCGCGACGGCGGCCCGCTCGGTGCGGCTGGTGGCGGTGTTCTTCTTCGACATCAGGTCTCGCTCCTCGGAGTCGACAGGGGACGGAAGATGAGGTCGTCCAGGGCCAGGCGGGTGCGCGGCCACCGGACCAGGAAGAGGGACGCCGCGAGCAGCGCGACGTCGCGGGCGATCTCGCCGGGGTACTTCGCGGTGGCGTCCGGGTCGTACCCGCCGCCGCCGAAGCACCCGCAGTCGATCTCGAGCCCACGCGCCCAGGCGCTGGCGATGCCGATGATGAACGCCACGAACAGCAGCGCCGAGATCGCCGCCGCGCCGCGGGTCAGCAGGCCGGCCACGAGCGCGAGCCCGACGACCACCTCGAGGACCGGCAGCAGGTAGCCGATCGGCTCGACGAGCGCCTCGGGCAGCAGGTCGTAGGCCCGCACGGCCTGCACGCTCTCGTAGGGCTCGCCGAGCTTGAGGCCCCCGGCCACGATCCACACGCCACCCGTCACCAGTCGCGCGACCAGACCGAGCCACTCCCTCACGCGGATGATCCTAGGGACCCCGGCTGAGTGCTCGCTGAGAGACGGCCGAGACCCTCCGGTGGTCGAGCAGCGACGGCGCCGCGTTGGGGCACCCCGCGGCGCGACCACCTAGGGTTCTCCTCGTGAACGAGCGACTGGTGTGGATCGACTGCGAGATGACCGGACTCGACCTCGGGGTGGACGCCCTCATCGAGGTCGCGGCCCTGGTCACCGACTTCGACCTCAACGTGCTCGGCGAGGGCGTCGACATCATCGTCAAGCCGCCGGCCGAGGCCCTGGACCAGATGGGCGACTTCGTCCGGACCATGCACGAGAAGTCCGGGCTGCTCGAGGAGCTGGCCGGGGGCGTGAGCATGGAGGAGGCCGAGGAGCGCACCCTCGCCTACATCCGGGAGCACTGCCCCGACGGGAGCCGCCCGCCGCTGGCCGGGAACACGGTCGCCACTGACCGCTCCTTCCTCGCCCGGGACATGCCGACCCTGGAGCAGTTCCTCCACTACCGGATCGTCGACGTGTCCTCGATCAAGGAGCTCTCCCGCCGGTGGTTCCCGCGGGCGTACTTCCAGGCGCCCCCCAAGCGCGGCAACCACCGTGCGCTGGCCGACATCCAGGAGAGCATCGAGGAGCTGCGCTACTACCGCGACGCCGTCTTCGTCCCCTCCCCCGGCCCCGACAGCGACACCGCCCGGGCGCTCGCGGAGAAGCACGGCGGGTCGCTGACCGGGCTGTCGGCGCCCGATTCCGCCAGTACGGACGACGTCCTCTAGACTCTTCCCCGGTCCGGCCCCCGGACCGACCTGGTGGGTATAGCTCAGCTGGTAGAGCGCTGCGTTGTGGTCGCAGATGTCGCGGGTTCAAGTCCCGTTACTCACCCCATCGATCGAGCCCCTGACTGCGGAGACGCGGTCAGGGGCTCGACCCGTCAGGGGCCTCGCGCCCACCCGAACGGAGCAGCACCTCGTGTCCACCGCCCTGCCCGACACGGCGATCGAGCCGACCGTGCGCGCCGCCCTCCGCTCCCCGCGGCTGCTGCGCACCGAGGTCCTCGGCGGTCTCGTCGTCGCCCTGGCGCTGATCCCCGAGGCGATCTCGTTCTCGATCATCGCGGGGGTCGACCCGCGGGTCGGGCTGTTCGCGTCGTTCACGATGGCGGTCTCGATCGCGTTCCTCGGCGGCCGCCCGGCGATGATCTCGGCCGCGACGGGCGCCGTCGCCCTCGTCATCGCGCCGGTGATGCGCGACCACGGCTTCGCCCACCTGATCGCGACCGTGCTGCTCGGCGGGGTGATCCAGGTCGCGCTGGCGCTCGCGGGCGTCGCGAAGCTGATGCGGTTCATCCCGCGCTCGGTGATGGTCGGGTTCGTCAACGCGCTGGCGATCCTCGTCCTCGAGGCGCAGCTCGACCACCTGGTCGACGTGCCGTGGCCGGTCTACCCGATGGTCGCCGTCGGGATCGCGGTGATCGTGGCCCTCCCCCGCGTCACCACGATCGTCCCGGCCCCGCTGGTCGCGATCGTCGCCCTCACCGCGTTCACGCTGGTCGGCGCGGTCGGCGTCCCCGACGTCGGCGACGAGGGCGAGCTGCCCGACAGCCTCCCGTCGCTGTTCCTCCCCGACGTCCCGTTCAGCCTCGACACGCTGGAGATCATCGCGCCCTACGCGCTCGCGATGGCGTTGGTCGGCCTGCTCGAGTCGCTGCTGACCGCGAAGCTCGTCGACGACATCACCGACACCCGCTCCGACAAGACCCGCGAGGCGTGGGGCCAGGGCGGCGCCAACCTGATCACCGGGTTCTTCGGCGGCATGGGCGGCTGCGCGATGATCGGCCAGACGATGATCAACGTGAAGGTCTCGGGGGCCCGCACCCGGCTCTCCACGTTCCTGGCCGGCGTCTTCCTGCTCGTCCTCGTCGTGGGGTTCGGCGACGTCGTCGCGCTGATCCCGATGGCCGCCCTCGTCGCCGTCATGGTGATGGTCTCGGTCGCCACCTTCGACTGGCACTCGGTCCGGCCCGCCACCCTGCGCCGGATGCCGAGGTCCGAGACCGCGGTGATGGTCACGACCGTCCTGGTCACGGTGGTCAGCCGCAACCTCGCCATCGGCGTCGGCGTCGGCGTGCTGGTCGCGATGACCCTCTTCGCCCGCCGCGTCGCCCACCTCACCGGGACCGAGCGCGAGGTGGTCCAGGACGAGGACGGCGTGCCGACCGCGGTCTACCGGGTCACCGGCGAGCTCTTCTTCGCCTCCAGCAACGACCTCTACACCCAGTTCGAGTACGCCGCGGACCCGGCGCGCGTCGTCATCGACCTCTCGGCGTCGCACGTGTGGGACGCCTCCACGGTCGCCTCCCTCGACGCGATCACGACCAAGTACGCCCGCAGGGGCAAGACCGTCGAGATCGTGGGGCTGGACGCCGCCAGCGCCGAGCGGCACGACCGGCTCACCGGACGCCTCTCTGACTAAGGTCAGGTACATGACCTCGGCGACCGCCACCCTCCGTCGGTTCAACCGCAGCTACACCCAGCGCATCGGCGCGCTGGACGAGTCCTTCCTCGGGCTCGACCTGCCGCTCGGGACGGCTCGCGTGCTCTTCGAGGTCGGCGACGGCGCCGGCGTCCAGGAGCTCCGGGCGCGGCTCGGGCTGGACTCCGGCTATCTCAGCCGGGTGCTGCGCCGGCTCGAGGAGCGCGGCCTGGTCGAGGTCGCCCCCGACCCCGACGACCGGCGGCGCCGGACCGTCACGCCCACGGCGGCCGGCCGGCGTACCCGCCGGACCCTGGACGAGCGGTCCGAGGCGCTCGCCGCCCGGCTCCTGGCCCCGCTCAGCGACCGGCAGCGCGACCGGCTCACCGAGGCGCTCGCCACCGCCGACCTGCTCGTGCGGGCCGCGACCGTCTCGCTGGGGACCGTGGACCCCGCGTCGGCGACCGCACGCGCCGCGACCGCGCAGTACTTCGCCGAGCTCGACCGCCGCTTCCCCGGCGGCTTCGACCCCGGCGACACCGACGACGTCTCCAGCATGGCGGCACCGGCGGGCGCCTTCGTCGTGGCGGTCAGCGACGGCGCGCCGGTGGCCTGCGGCGGCGTCCAGCCGATCGGCGAAGGCGTCGGCGAGGTCAAGCGGATGTGGGTCGACGACGCCTGGCGCGGCGCCGGGCTCGGCTCCCGGCTGCTCCGGCGGCTCGAGGACGAGGCGCTCCGGCGCGGGTACGGCGTGGTCCGCCTCGACACCCACCGCACGCTCACCGAGGCGCTCGCGATGTACGCGCGGGCGGGGTACGTCGAGATCGACCGCTACAACGACAACCCGTACGCGCAGGCGTTCTTCGAGAAGCGGCTCACGGCTCCTGCTCCAGCCGGTCCCAGTCGGTGATCACGGGGGCCAGCCCGCCGGCGACCCACAGCGGCAGCTGGTCGTGGTGGTGGGGGTCGGCGGGGTCGGCGTGCGCGCCGGTCGGGACCACCCAGCCCGAGGCCTGGCGGTCGGCGAGGTCCCACACGTAGCGGGCGACCGAGCCGCGCACGCAGGCGTCGGTCACGCCGGGCACCGAGGCGGTGCACCGCACGCAGTCGGTGTCCCCCGAGACCGGCAGCGCCGGGACCGGCGGCGGCTCGAGGTCGGTGGCGAGGTCGAACGCGTGCACCGGCGTCACCACGTGGGTCGCGCCCCACGCCTCCGGGTGCGCCACGGCGTCGGTGAGCGCCGCGCGGGCGTGCGCCCGCAGGTCGAGGCCGTACGGCGACCCCGCGGCGTACAGGGTCTCCAGCGCCAGCCCGATCCGGGTGGTGAGGTCGAGCCAGGGCGGGAAGACCTGGTCGTGGACCGGCACCAGCAGCGGCGCGAAGACGGGGTCGGCGGCGAGCCGGCGTACCAGCCCCGAGCGCCAGGCGGCGTACGCCGCGGCGCCGGTCGAGGTGGCGTCCATGCGGTGGTCCCACGCGAGCACCTGCTCGCGCACCGCGCCGGCCGGCCCGATCGGCTTCTCCACCTCGCGCACCAGGCCGGTGAGCGCGACGGCCTCCAGCGACAGGGTGTCGCCGTGGATCTCCGCGAAGTCCTCGGGGACCAGGTGGTCCCGCCCGTCGAGAAGGTCGTGGATCCGCCGCGCGCGGTGCGGCGAGGCGAAGACGGTGCCGATCCGGTCGCTCTCCGGGCCGCGCCGCTCGTTGGCGGTCACCACGTGCCCGTCGGGGGGCACGTCGTGCCGGGGCAGGTCGGTGAGCCACTCGCCCCACGCGGTCGCCGGGTCGGCGGCGTCCACGATCCCGCGGCGGTTGGCGTCCTGGCGCAGCGGGATCCGGCCGGCCACCCGGTAGCGCACCGCGCCCGTGGTGTCGGCGACCACGACGTTGTTGACCGGCTCGACCCACCGGTCCAGCGCGAGGTCGACGTCCGCGACGGTGCGCGCCCGGAGCAGCGGCAGCAGCGCGTCGAAGCCGAGGTCGGCGAGCACCACCGACGCGGCCCGCAGGCTCAGGCCGGCGCCCTCGTCGGGGCCGCCCTCCAGGACCGGTCCGCGGGCGGTGACGACGACCTCCACCTCCTCGTCCGCCCGGTCCGCGACCTCGACGGTCTCGACGTGGGAGGTCGCGGTCTCCCAGCCGTCCGGGCCGAGCGCCTCGACCCGGCCGCCCTCGCGGCGGAGCCGCTCGGCGTACACGTCCTGGTAGTCGGCGTACGCGTTGGTGATCGCCCAGGCGACGCCGCCGGCGTGCGCGAAGTGCTGGACACCGGGCACGCCCGGGAACGTGAAGCCCACGACGTCGAACGGGTCGTCGGGGTCCTCGCAGGCCAGCCGGACCTGCTGGTAGACCCCGGGCGCCTCGATGACGCGGTGCGGGTCCCCGCCGATCATCGGCGACCCGGTGCGCGTGCGGGCGCCGCCGACCGCCCAGGCGTTGCTGCCGCCGGCCTGCGGGCCCTCCTGGGAGAGCAGCGCGGCGTCCTCGCCGAGGACCTCCCGGGCCCGGTGCGCCCACAGCTTGCCGGGCAGCGACCCGAACAGCAGGTGCTGGGTGAGGAAGACCGCGAGCGGGGTCCACTCCTCCCACGGCTCGGCGGCGATCCCGAGCGCGCGCAGCTCGGGGGCGTCGGAGTGCAGCCCGGCGTTCACCCCCGCGACGTACGCCGCGACGAAGGCCCGCGTCTCGGGCTCCAGCGCCGCGTGGGCCCGGCGCGCGGTCGCCGCGACCGTGGCCCGCCGGGCGAGCCGGTCCCAGGCCAGCGCGGACGGGCCGAGCACGGCCGCCGACGTGCCGGTGGCGCGGCGGCGGAGGTGCTCGAGCTGCCAGGCCCGGTCGCGGCCGGTGACCTCGCCCTGCCCGTGGGCCAGGCTCAGCAGCGACCCCGCCCGCACGTGCGGCACCCCGTGCGCGTCGCGGTAGGTGCGGACGGTCATGGCCGGAACCTAGCTCACGCGACGACCGGGAGCCGGACGCAGAAG contains:
- a CDS encoding MauE/DoxX family redox-associated membrane protein, with translation MREWLGLVARLVTGGVWIVAGGLKLGEPYESVQAVRAYDLLPEALVEPIGYLLPVLEVVVGLALVAGLLTRGAAAISALLFVAFIIGIASAWARGLEIDCGCFGGGGYDPDATAKYPGEIARDVALLAASLFLVRWPRTRLALDDLIFRPLSTPRSET
- the orn gene encoding oligoribonuclease yields the protein MNERLVWIDCEMTGLDLGVDALIEVAALVTDFDLNVLGEGVDIIVKPPAEALDQMGDFVRTMHEKSGLLEELAGGVSMEEAEERTLAYIREHCPDGSRPPLAGNTVATDRSFLARDMPTLEQFLHYRIVDVSSIKELSRRWFPRAYFQAPPKRGNHRALADIQESIEELRYYRDAVFVPSPGPDSDTARALAEKHGGSLTGLSAPDSASTDDVL
- a CDS encoding SulP family inorganic anion transporter, whose amino-acid sequence is MSTALPDTAIEPTVRAALRSPRLLRTEVLGGLVVALALIPEAISFSIIAGVDPRVGLFASFTMAVSIAFLGGRPAMISAATGAVALVIAPVMRDHGFAHLIATVLLGGVIQVALALAGVAKLMRFIPRSVMVGFVNALAILVLEAQLDHLVDVPWPVYPMVAVGIAVIVALPRVTTIVPAPLVAIVALTAFTLVGAVGVPDVGDEGELPDSLPSLFLPDVPFSLDTLEIIAPYALAMALVGLLESLLTAKLVDDITDTRSDKTREAWGQGGANLITGFFGGMGGCAMIGQTMINVKVSGARTRLSTFLAGVFLLVLVVGFGDVVALIPMAALVAVMVMVSVATFDWHSVRPATLRRMPRSETAVMVTTVLVTVVSRNLAIGVGVGVLVAMTLFARRVAHLTGTEREVVQDEDGVPTAVYRVTGELFFASSNDLYTQFEYAADPARVVIDLSASHVWDASTVASLDAITTKYARRGKTVEIVGLDAASAERHDRLTGRLSD
- a CDS encoding helix-turn-helix domain-containing GNAT family N-acetyltransferase, with protein sequence MTSATATLRRFNRSYTQRIGALDESFLGLDLPLGTARVLFEVGDGAGVQELRARLGLDSGYLSRVLRRLEERGLVEVAPDPDDRRRRTVTPTAAGRRTRRTLDERSEALAARLLAPLSDRQRDRLTEALATADLLVRAATVSLGTVDPASATARAATAQYFAELDRRFPGGFDPGDTDDVSSMAAPAGAFVVAVSDGAPVACGGVQPIGEGVGEVKRMWVDDAWRGAGLGSRLLRRLEDEALRRGYGVVRLDTHRTLTEALAMYARAGYVEIDRYNDNPYAQAFFEKRLTAPAPAGPSR
- a CDS encoding penicillin acylase family protein produces the protein MTVRTYRDAHGVPHVRAGSLLSLAHGQGEVTGRDRAWQLEHLRRRATGTSAAVLGPSALAWDRLARRATVAATARRAHAALEPETRAFVAAYVAGVNAGLHSDAPELRALGIAAEPWEEWTPLAVFLTQHLLFGSLPGKLWAHRAREVLGEDAALLSQEGPQAGGSNAWAVGGARTRTGSPMIGGDPHRVIEAPGVYQQVRLACEDPDDPFDVVGFTFPGVPGVQHFAHAGGVAWAITNAYADYQDVYAERLRREGGRVEALGPDGWETATSHVETVEVADRADEEVEVVVTARGPVLEGGPDEGAGLSLRAASVVLADLGFDALLPLLRARTVADVDLALDRWVEPVNNVVVADTTGAVRYRVAGRIPLRQDANRRGIVDAADPATAWGEWLTDLPRHDVPPDGHVVTANERRGPESDRIGTVFASPHRARRIHDLLDGRDHLVPEDFAEIHGDTLSLEAVALTGLVREVEKPIGPAGAVREQVLAWDHRMDATSTGAAAYAAWRSGLVRRLAADPVFAPLLVPVHDQVFPPWLDLTTRIGLALETLYAAGSPYGLDLRAHARAALTDAVAHPEAWGATHVVTPVHAFDLATDLEPPPVPALPVSGDTDCVRCTASVPGVTDACVRGSVARYVWDLADRQASGWVVPTGAHADPADPHHHDQLPLWVAGGLAPVITDWDRLEQEP